One window of the Rhipicephalus sanguineus isolate Rsan-2018 chromosome 2, BIME_Rsan_1.4, whole genome shotgun sequence genome contains the following:
- the LOC119383859 gene encoding histone H3, embryonic-like, producing the protein MARTKQTARKSTGGKAPRKQLATKAARKSAPATGGIKKPHRYRPGTVALREIRRYQKSTEMLIRKLPFQRLVREIAQDFKTELRFQSSAVQALQEAAEAYLVGLFEDCNLCAIHAKRVTIMPKDVQLARRIRGERA; encoded by the exons ATGGCTCGGACTAAGCAGACAGCCCGGAAGTCTACCGGTGGGAAGGCACCCCGCAAGCAGCTCGCAACGAAGGCAGCTCGGAAGTCTGCACCCGCCACTGGTGGCATCAAGAAACCGCATCGCTACAGACCTG GCACGGTGGCACTGCGTGAGATTCGGCGTTACCAGAAGTCCACAGAGATGCTCATCCGCAAGCTGCCATTCCAGCGGTTGGTTCGCGAAATCGCCCAGGATTTCAAAACTGAACTGCGCTTTCAGAGCTCCGCCGTGCAGGCACTACAGGAGGCCGCCGAAGCGTACCTGGTCGGCCTCTTCGAAGACTGCAACCTGTGTGCCATTCACGCGAAACGTGTCACCATAATGCCTAAGGACGTTCAACTTGCGCGACGCATCCGCGGGGAACGAGCGTAG